Proteins encoded in a region of the Triticum dicoccoides isolate Atlit2015 ecotype Zavitan chromosome 3A, WEW_v2.0, whole genome shotgun sequence genome:
- the LOC119271928 gene encoding uncharacterized protein LOC119271928: protein MNAATTFAATVFTTVTANREGRECSFSIAWVLVLKDTPPHLPTPAQHTHPCARPPRWRRPSSSAPATAAEAPEAVVGAGGARWEPMGAREYYDYRRAIYGDITHKAILVDAASTLLAPTEPMAQVYRTVGEKYGVKYSEDEILMRTSRPRRAPPNKTRTGALP, encoded by the exons ATGAACGCCGCCACCACTTTTGCCGCCACAGTGTTCACCACCGTCACCGCGAACAGGGAGGGACGGGAG TGTAGCTTCAGTATCGCCTGGGTTCTGGTCCTGAAAG ACACGCCGCCACACCTGCCGACCCCTGCGCAGCACACCCACCCCTGCGCTCGGCCACCGCGGTGGCGACGGCCCAGCTCCAGCGCGCCGGCGACCGCGGCGGAGGCCCCGGAGGCGGTCGTCGGGGCGGGCGGCGCGAGGTGGGAGCCGATGGGCGCGCGGGAGTACTACGACTACCGGCGGGCCATCTACGGCGACATCACGCACAAGGCCATCCTCGTGGACGCCGCCAGCACCCTCCTCGCCCCCACCGAGCCCATGGCCCAG GTGTACAGAACAGTAGGCGAAAAGTATGGGGTGAAGTACTCGGAGGATGAGATCTTGATGAGGACCTCGAGGCCTCGGAGAGCCCCTCCGAACAAGACACGCACGGGAGCTCTGCCTTGA